In Microbulbifer elongatus, the DNA window AGGTGCTGCAGAGCCGCAGCCAAGGGGTCGAACTGCCACAGGATTTTCACAGTTTTCTGGAAAAAATTTCCATCAGCGGTCAGCGGCTGGCAGAACTGGTCAACGATGTACTGGATATTTCCCGCATCGAGGCCGGCAAAATCGAAGCCGTAAACGAACACTTTCCCCTGCAGCGGCTGGTTCAGTGCATTCTGGTTTCCTGCGAACCGGAGGCGATACGCCAGGGGGTGCGTATCCACAGCGATATCGACCCCGCGCTACCGGAATACATTGAATGTGACCGGGGAAAGCTCTCGCAGATCCTGATCAACCTGATCGCCAACGCCATCAAATTTTCCCCTGCCAACAGCACCGTTGAGCTGCGCTTGAGAGCACTCAACGGGACGCAACTGGTCATCGAAGTCACCGATCGCGGTATTGGTATTACGCCGGAACAACAGGCCATTATTTTCGAACCATTCGAACAGGTGGATAAATCCCACCTGGGGCAGACCCGGGGTACCGGTCTCGGCCTGCCGATCACCCGCAGCCTGGTCGAGCTGCTCGGCGGCGAGATCAGCCTCCGCAGTGACGGCAGCACAGGCACCCGCTTTACGGTCGTTTTGCCGCTGCGCAGGGGCAACCCGGAGCCACCGCAAGCGCTCGCCGGCGAATTCCCCTGTGCCCGGCTGGCGGGCAAGCAGGTACTGGTGTTTGAAGACAATCCACTCAACCAGACGCTGATGCAGGCCTTTTGCGACGATCTGGAGCTGTGCGCGACATTTGTGGCCGACGGGCGCGACGGTATCGACAAGGCCAGGACCCTGCGCCCGGACCTGATATTTATGGACGTGCAGCTACCGGGCCTCACCGGTATCGAGGCAACGCGCCAGATCCGTAAAGACCCGGTGATTGGCGAGACACCCATTATCGGACTCTCCGCCGCTGCATTCAGCGATCAACAGAACGCCGCCATGGATGCGGGCATGAACGCCTATCTCACCAAACCCATCGCCTTTCCACAGCTGATCGCCACCATCAAGAGCCACCTCCCCCAATCAGAATAGCGAGGCTGCCAGTTGCGACGATGTTTCGCCATCGGGACTGGTCACCACCTTGTTGCGCCCGCCTTCTTTGGCCATATACAAGGCACTGTCCGCGGCTTCGAACAACTGTATGGCGGAAGTGAAATTGCCATTTTCGTAACTCGCGACCCCAATGCTGACACTCAGGGGGACACCGTCGCAGTCCATCTTCGCCACTGCATTCAGAAGTCGATCCGCAATTTTGGTGGCGACCGGTTTATCACAGCCCGGCAGCAGTACGGCAAACTCCTCACCGCCGTAGCGACAGGCAACCGCAGGTTTGCGCACCAGCCTGCTCGCCAGATGCCCCACTGCCCGCAGGGCCTCATCACCTCGCGCGTGCCCCAGCCGGTCATTGATGGCTTTGAAATGATCCAGATCCAGTACCACCAGCGACAGGGGCGTTTCGTTGCGGGTCGCCTGAGAAAATTCCTTTGCCAGCAGCTCATCGAAATGGCGGCGATTAAATAGCCCGGTCAGCTGATCGGTATGCCCCTGCCGCTGGATCTCCCCCACCCGCGCCCCCAGGGCAAGAGACAGCAGTACCATTTCGATCAGAGCCCCTACCTGGAAAGCATTGTGGGTGATGGCGTTGTGGGGCAACAATCCGAAGGTTTTGAACACGTACATGACCACGGTCCACATCAGTGTGATCCACGCAATCAAAAAATAACGCGCCGACACCGAGCCGCGCCACACGCTGACCGCGCCCACTGAAAGTGAGGTCAACGAGACAATCAGTGCGGCCGCAGAAAAGATTTCGGTCATGGTGGCGTAATCGACAAACGGAGCCAGTACCGTCAGGGTAATGGTCCCGTAGCGCAGCAGTCCGCAAAATCTGTCCACCCGGGGCGCCAGCCGTTTGACGTTGCAGATCAACCGCGCAAACTGAATGGCAAAGGTCAGCGTCAACCCGAGCGCGAGCAACAGCGCGCGGTTGGCCAGCCAGGGGAAATCGGGCCAGAAAAACTGAAACGCAAAGCCATTGAGTACCGCAAAGAACAGGCCGCAGCAGATGCTGTAGCCCATATAAAAGGCATAAGCCGTATCCCGCAGAGCGAGAAACAGAAACAGGTTGTACAGCACCAACACCAGAAATCCGCCGTAGTAGATCCCATAAAGTAATTGTTCAAGGCCGAGGCGCGGCAGGTAGGCCTGCTGACTGCTCACCGACAACCCGATGTTGATACTGCCGGCAGACGCGAAGCGAAGGTAGTAGGTTTGCAGGCTCTGCGGGGGCAAGGTGATAGGAAATACATAATCCCGCAACGCCAGCGGGCGACTGTCGAACGGCTGGTGGTCGCCGGTGCGCACATGGTGCCAGCCACCCTCAACGGCAGGTGCCCAGAAATCCAGATGATCCATCAGCGGATAATCCTGACGAATCACCAGAGGCAGGTCGCGATCGGTCGGGTTTCTCAGGGTAAAAGCCACCCAGTAGGCCGCATCACTGAAGCCAAAATTCGCAGCTTCCCGGTTGAGTGGCGTGAGTCTGTGGGCAAGCGCTGCGGGATTCGGTGCGTCCGCCGACAAGGCGTGGTCATGGTCGACGAACAGTTGCAGGTAGGGAGTGAGAGAGAGTACAGACTGGCCGGGTGCGACCTCAACCACAGGTGGCGCGGCGTCAACAATATCCGCACGGGCGACGGATGGCGCGAAAAGCCACGGCGCGCACAACAAACCAATGCGCATGCAATGAATGAGGGCACCGATCAGTTTCATCCGTAAACCTAATCCAGTGAGTTCGAGTCTTGCGCGGCAGCCCTGGCAGTTGCACGAGTGGTGTTTCCCCGCGGCTACCGGCGCCTGTTGAACAGTCCCTCAAAATACTATCACAACCTTTGTCACCCCCGTAAAAATGACAGCGCAACCATTTCATCAGGCGATAAAAAAAGGGCAGCCACTGGCTGCCCTTCGTTCCCTGTCACATCCGGGTGTGGCGGTATTCATCCGTGAGCATCCATCCTGTGAAGGTCTGAATTACTTGAGATCGAAACGATCCAGGGTCATCACCTTGGTCCAGGCTTTGACAAAATCGTTTACAAACTTCTCATCGTTATCATTGGTTGCGTACATCTCGGCCACAGCGCGCAGCTCTGAGTTGGAACCAAAAATCAGGTCGACCGGGGTGGCAGTCCACTTGAGCTTGCCCGTCTTGCGGTCCTTACCTTCGTAGAGCCCCTTCTCACTGGCGGACTTGGACCATTTGGTATCCATACTCAGCAGGTTGACGAAAAAGTCGTTGCTGAGCGCACCCGGCTTATCCGTAAACACACCGTGCTGGCTGCCGTTGTAGTTGGCCCCGAGGGTGCGCATACCGCCCACCAGTACGGTCATCTCCGGTACGCTCAGATCCAGCAGGTTGGCGCTGTCGATCAACATATCCACCGGAGCCAAGTGTGCCTCGCTACTGTAATAGTTGCGGAAGCCATCGGCTTTGCGCTCGAGGAAGCTGAAGGACTGAACATCCGTCATCTCCTGGGTGGCGTCATTGCGACCCGGCTTGAATGGCACGGTCACATCGTAGCCGGCCTGCTTCGCCGCCTGTTCGATGGCCGCAGCACCGCCAAGCACGATCATGTCGGCCATGGAGATCTTTTTGCCTCCCCGCGCCTTGCGGTTAAAGTCCTTCTGAATGCTTTCCAGTTGCTCCAGAACGCTGGCCAGTTCCTGTGGATTGTTTACCGGCCAGTCTTTTTGCGGGGCGAGGCGAATCCGTGCACCGTTGGCGCCGCCACGCATATCGGTAATACGGAACGAAGAGGCAGATGCCCAGGCAGTGCGCACCAGCTGCGGTACCGTCAACCCGCTGTCCAGTACTTTCGCCTTCAGGTTTTTCACATCGCGCTCATCGACCAGCTTGAAGTCCACTTCCGGGATCGGGTCCTGCCAACTCAGCACTTCCTCCGGTACCTCATCACCGAGATAACGGGCACGCGGTCCCAGGTCACGGTGGGTCAGTTTGAACCAGGCTTTGGCAAAGGCCTGCTGGAACTCCTGTGGATTCTTGTGGAAGCGCTCGGCAATTTCCCGGTACTTCGGATCAAAACGCATGGAAAGGTCGGTGGTGAACATCATTGGCGCGTGGCGCTTGCCTTCAACGTGCGCATCCGGAACGAATTTTACCTGCTCGGCATTTTCTGGTTCCCACTGGGTATGGCCCGCCGGGCTCTTGGTTTTCACCCACTCAAAGCCGAACAGGTTATCCAGGAATTGGGAGCTCCAGGCAATCGGGTTTGCAGACCAGGCGCCTTCCAGGCCAGAGGTCACGGTGTCTTCAGAGTGCCCTTTGCCACACTTGTTTTCCCAACCAAAGCCCTGCTGTTCAAGGGGCGCGTCTCCAGGAGCGGCACCGATACACTTCTCGGGTTTGTGCGCGCCGTGCGCCTTACCAAAGGTGTGGCCACCGGCAATCAGGGCAACGGTCTCTTCATCGCTCATGGCCATACGACCGAAGGTATCGCGAATACGGTGACCGGCAGCAACCGGATCCGGGTTACCATTGGGGCCTTCCGGGTTTACGTAGATCAGTCCCATATGGTCCGCGGCCAGAGGCTTCTCCAGCTTGCCGCCATCGAACCGTTTGTCGTTACCAAGCCACTCGCGCTCGGAGCCCCAGTACACGACGTCGGCTTCCCAGTCGTCCTCACGACCGCCGGCGAAGCCGAAGGTTTTAAAGCCCATGGATTCCAGGGACACGTTTCCGGCCAGCACCATCAGGTCGGCCCAAGAAATGGCGTTGCCGTATTTCTGTTTCACCGGCCACAGCAGACGGCGGGCTTTATCCAGGCTGACGTTGTCCGGCCAGCTGTTCAGCGGCTCAAAACGCTGCTGGCCACCACCGGCACCACCGCGACCGTCGTACACTCGATAGGTACCGGCACTGTGCCAGGCCATACGGATAAAGAAGGGACCATAGTGACCGTAGTCAGCCGGCCACCAGTCCTGGGAGGTCGTCAGTACCTGTTCGAGATCTTTTTTGACCGCGTCCAGATCCAGCTGGCTGAAAGCTTCGGCGTAGTCGAAGTCTTCCCCCATGGGATTGGATTTTTCCGCGTTCATGCGCAGGGGTTGCAGATCGATACGGTTGGGCCACCAGTCCTGATTGGACATGGGCTCGCCGGACGGCGCAGCATTGGCGTTGACAGAGAGGGCTGTCGCCAGGGCTACGGCCAGGGAGAGGGATTTCTTGAGCATTGGATTGCGTTCCTTTTAGTCTCATCAATCGGACAAGGGAATCCTATAGGGTCACGCAATCACGTTGAAATTGGGTGTTGTTATCGAGTCAATTAGTGCAGACAATCCATCAGGAAATACCGATAGCCTAAAATTATAAGACTGATAAGCCGCACCTATTCATCGGACAATAAACCATCAGGCACCACCACCTTCACACAGTAATAACCGTCATGGAAAAAGTCGCCCTCTTTGTGGATGTGCAGAACGTCTACTACACCACCCGCCAGGTATTTCGCCGCAACTTTGACTACAACGCCTTCTGGTCCCGGGCCACGCAAGGCCGAAAGGTAACCAGGGCTATTGCCTACGCCACCGACCGCGGCGATAAAAAGCAGCGGGAGTTTCAGAATATCCTCAGAGCCATCGGTTTCGAGGTGAAGCTGAAACCCTTTATCCAGCGCGCCGATGGCTCTGCCAAAGGCGACTGGGATGTGGGAATTACTATTGATGTACTGGAATATGGCAGAGACGCCGATACGGTGGTGCTGGTATCGGGCGATGGAGATTTTGATTTGCTGGCGGAAAAGCTGCGCCTTGGTTACGGCAGGAAGGTGGAGGTATATGGCGTAGCGCCACAGACATCCGCCTCCCTGATCAATGCCGCGAGTCAGTTTATTCCGATCGAGGATAACCTCCTTCTGCGCTGACATTTGTCAGCAGTGAAAATAGTCCCTGGTAAACTCCTGTGAGCGGCCGTTGCCAGCCTATGAGGTTGCCGCCACAAACGTCCGCTGTGTTGCCCCGTGTTCCGGATTGCGCGGCGCCAGCTCAACGCGGTTGCGGCCGGTATGCTTTGCGCGATACAGCGCAGCATCTGCCGCCTCAAACAACTGAATCGCTGACGCGTAGTTTCCCTGTTCCAGGGCTGCGACACCACAGCTCACGGTAAGAGAAATATCCTCCAGGCTCAGCTCCGCAATCAGGTGACGTAACCGCTCCGCCACAATTGCCGCTTGTGCACGGTTCGTGCGCGGCAATAGAATCGCGAATTCTTCCCCTCCGTAACGGCAGGCCACGACCGGTTTACGAATCTGCTTTCTGACCAACTGCCCCAGTGCAGCGAGAGCCGCGTCGCCGCGAACGTGTCCCAGGCGATCGTTGATGACCTTGAAGTGATCCAGGTCAAGGATCAGCAGCGCCAGAGGCGCCCCATTGCGCTCGGCACTCGTAAACTCCTTCGGTAATCGCTCGTCGAAATGGCGGCGATTGAACAGTGTGGTCAACGGGTCTAGATAGCCACTCCGCTGAATCTCACCGACCCTCGCCCCCAGCGCCAGGGAAAGCAACACCATCTCCAGCAGCGCCCCCACCTGGAAAGCATTATGGGTAACACTGTTGTGGGGTAGCAGGCCGAATGTTTTCAGCATATAGATAACCACACTCACCAGTAGTGCCGACCACCCCACGAGAAAATACCGCGCGGACACCGATCCCCCCAACAGACTGAGCACGCCCATCACCATAAACAGCGTGGAAAGCACCAGGGTCAGAATTGCCAGTATCAGAATCATGGGGCCATAGCTGACGAAGGGCGATATGGCAGTCAAGGGGAGCAGTGCGTACAGCAACACCCGGGCCAGTAGATCCGTGCGCGGAGCCAGCTGCGGCCCCGCACATACAGTGCGCACAAACTGGATACCAAAAATCAGCGTGAGGCCAAGCAATGCCACCAGGCTCTGATTCGCCAACCAAGGATTTTCCGGCCACAGGTACTGGTAAGAGACACCATTGTGCACTCCGAAATAGAGCCCGTAACAGATTGCATACCCCATATAAAAGACGTAGGCGCGGTCGCGCACCGCGAGAAATAAAAACAGGTTGTAGACCACCAGCACGATGAATCCACCGTAGTAGATACCAAGCAGTAGCTGCTCTTTACTCAGCCGGGGAAGCAATGCAATCTCGCTGCTGACACTGAGCCCGATATTCATGGAGCCCGCGGTCTGATAGCGCAGATAGTAGGTCCGGGTGGCATTACCGGGCAGGGTAATCGGGAAGATAAAATCCCGCATATTCAATGGACGAGTGTCGAACGCGCGGCGATCGCCGGTTGCTATCTGAGTCCAGCTACCGCTGTCTGTGGGTTGCCAGAAATCCAGGTAATCGATTAGTGGATAATCCTGACGGACTACCAGCTCGACGGGCGAAGCCGTGGGATTATGCAGGGTGACCGCAACCCAGTATGCGGCATCGCTGAAACCGAAATTGGCTCCGTCACCCGCACTGGTGCGCCAGCGTCCGGAGAATTCAGATTCCACGACATCACGAAAAGTAAGGCTACGGTGCTCGTCAACCAGTATACGAAGGTATGGAGAAAGGCTCTGGGGAGACTGCGCGCCGCCCACAACAAAGGGCTCTGCCCGGACACTGACCGAGACACAAATCAGTGCCACACTCAAAAGCCACTTTGAGAGACCCATCGCCGCCACTCCGTTCTTATTTTTCTAGTTGTTACCGTAGTCGAATGCACACACCCAATGTACCACTTTTCATCGCGTTGGTATTGACGCCGATTGCCCCAACTGCGAATGCGGGCGTTCCAGTTAGAGCTTCGCTGCTACCTCCTGTACCATCACGCCCGTGATGCGCTAATACAACCCAGATCAATCTCCCTACTCCGGAGTCAACAATGGAAATTTCCGCGCTCTATCACTTCCCGGTCAAATCCCTGCAGGGTCATAAGAGCAGATCCCTTGCCCTGGACACCTATGGTGCGGTCAACGACCGCCGCTGGATGCTGGTCGATACCGACAATCAGTTCGTCACCCAGCGCCGCACCCGTGCCATGGCGCAACTCAAAGCGACGGTGACCGCGAAGGGTATACAACTGGAAAATGCCAGCGGTGAGCGGTTCGAGGTAAATCAGCCCGGCGCTGATTCCGAGCTGAGAAGCGTGCGTGTGTGGGGTGATGATGTGACAGCCCGGGATGCGGGCGATGCAGTGGCACAATGGCTGAGCGACCAGTTGCAGTCACCGGTACGCCTGGTGGCCCAGGGAGAAGAGTTCCAGCGCCCGCTGGAAGCGCCCCGGCAGGATCGCCAGGTCAGCTTCGCGGACGCGGCGCCTTTACTGGTTATCAGTCAGGCCTCCCTGGACGATCTCAACAGCCGCCTGACGGAGCCCGTATCCATGCTGCGCTTCCGCCCGAACCTGGTGGTCAGTGGCTGTGAAGCTTTTGCAGAAGACGACTGGAAAACCCTGATTGTCCACACCCAAGACGGGCCGGTGACCTTCGACTGTACCCATCCCTGCGCCCGCTGCGCCATTCCCGGGCTCCACCCGTTTACCGGTCGCGCTCAGAAAGAGCCACTGAAAACCCTCGCCAGCTACCGGCGCTGGGAAGATGGGCAGATTTACTTCGGTATGAACCTGGCCCCGGCCACTGCCGACCAGCCCAAGGCGACCATACACTTGGGAGATCCGGTAGAAATCCGCTAGCCTGTTTCTATCCGTTTGCCAGACAGGGAGAAACCCTATGAGTATCACCCGCGACTGCGCACAACTGCTGGAAGCAGGCAGCCGCTACCACGTGCACTACGGCGATCGCCTCGCCAACCACCTGCCCATGGTACTCATCGCCCTCGACAAACTGGGGGCTCCACCAGACTGCCTGCGACACGCGTTCGATCGCAGCACACCGCACCTGCAACCGCGCCCGGCGAGTCCAGTGGAACAGATCAGCGATCCCGTACAGGGACGCAACCGCGAAGATCGCTTCCCCAGCGTGCTGAATTATTACGAACGCCAGCTCAAACAGCTTGGTATCGCCAAATGTCTGCAACAGGAGCTGCCACCGCTGCTGCCGTCCATGGCCACGGCCGCATTTCACGGGCTGATTCGTACCGCCTACGGCATCGACGCCCGTCACCTCGAAGAAGTGGCCATGGGACTCACTTACTGGAATCTCGACTATCACGAATTTGTCAGCAGTGATCAGCGAATTCCCGCTTCACCAGCCGAAATCCTTGCCGCGGTGGCCAGTAAATACCCCGACATTCCTCTAGCACCGGGAAATATTGCCGATCATATGCAGTCCGTTACCGGACAACCGGGCTGGATGGATACCCCGATCCAGCCGCAGCAGATCGCACTGGAGAACATCGCTCAGGTAGCCATGCACGGCTATCTCGGTACCGGCGACTTTACGCTGCTTCACGGAGTTACCGGCTGCCATGCACTGCGCCTGGTACTGCCCTATTGCCAGGACCAGGAAACGGCATTGCGTTACTTCTGGCAGGGGCTGGTGATCGCGTATTTAAGCACCCGGCCGAAACCCATCCAACCAGTAACAGAAGTCGAGGTGGGTTCAATTTCTCAGCGACAGCGAGAAATTGTCGAGAGAGCACTGAGCAGCGATGACGACCATGTAATCAAGCTGGCGTACAGTGCCCTGGAAGAGTTCCACTACTACGGAAAAAGCGAGTACCTTCACATATTCAGGTAAACGCTATGCTCATACCGCTAGATACTGGCGAATCAGCTCATCGTTCAGGTTCGCCATTTTATCCGCCGCGACCACAGTCCCTTTCTGCATAAGCCGAAACTCACGACCCACCCGGCGAGCAAAACCCAGTTTCTGCTCTACCAGAATTACTGTTAGCCCATCTTCCTCATTGAGTGTTGTCACCACATCACCAATCTGACGCACAATGTTGGGCTGAATCCCCTCATTCGGCTCGTCGAGGATCAAGACCTTTGGGTCGATCACCAGCGCGCGGCCAATCGCCAGCTGCTGTTGCTGGCCGCCGGACAGGTCGCCGCCGCGGCGGTGCAGCATATCTTTCAATACCGGGAAGAGTTCAAAGATCCGCTCGGGGATTTTTTTCAGCCCGTCCCGGCGCGCCGGCAAACCGATCTGCAGGTTTTCCTCCACGGTCAGCAGCGGAAAAATATCCCGCCCCTGGGGCACATAGCCGATACCCAGCTTGGCTCGCGCCTGTGCCGGGCGGCCCTCGATGGGTTTTCCTTCATATAGAATACGCCCATCGCTGGCCGGCAATAATCCCATCAGACATTTCAGTAGAGTAGTTTTCCCCGCGCCATTGCGCCCCATAATACAGG includes these proteins:
- a CDS encoding diguanylate cyclase produces the protein MESEFSGRWRTSAGDGANFGFSDAAYWVAVTLHNPTASPVELVVRQDYPLIDYLDFWQPTDSGSWTQIATGDRRAFDTRPLNMRDFIFPITLPGNATRTYYLRYQTAGSMNIGLSVSSEIALLPRLSKEQLLLGIYYGGFIVLVVYNLFLFLAVRDRAYVFYMGYAICYGLYFGVHNGVSYQYLWPENPWLANQSLVALLGLTLIFGIQFVRTVCAGPQLAPRTDLLARVLLYALLPLTAISPFVSYGPMILILAILTLVLSTLFMVMGVLSLLGGSVSARYFLVGWSALLVSVVIYMLKTFGLLPHNSVTHNAFQVGALLEMVLLSLALGARVGEIQRSGYLDPLTTLFNRRHFDERLPKEFTSAERNGAPLALLILDLDHFKVINDRLGHVRGDAALAALGQLVRKQIRKPVVACRYGGEEFAILLPRTNRAQAAIVAERLRHLIAELSLEDISLTVSCGVAALEQGNYASAIQLFEAADAALYRAKHTGRNRVELAPRNPEHGATQRTFVAATS
- the katG gene encoding catalase/peroxidase HPI, which produces MLKKSLSLAVALATALSVNANAAPSGEPMSNQDWWPNRIDLQPLRMNAEKSNPMGEDFDYAEAFSQLDLDAVKKDLEQVLTTSQDWWPADYGHYGPFFIRMAWHSAGTYRVYDGRGGAGGGQQRFEPLNSWPDNVSLDKARRLLWPVKQKYGNAISWADLMVLAGNVSLESMGFKTFGFAGGREDDWEADVVYWGSEREWLGNDKRFDGGKLEKPLAADHMGLIYVNPEGPNGNPDPVAAGHRIRDTFGRMAMSDEETVALIAGGHTFGKAHGAHKPEKCIGAAPGDAPLEQQGFGWENKCGKGHSEDTVTSGLEGAWSANPIAWSSQFLDNLFGFEWVKTKSPAGHTQWEPENAEQVKFVPDAHVEGKRHAPMMFTTDLSMRFDPKYREIAERFHKNPQEFQQAFAKAWFKLTHRDLGPRARYLGDEVPEEVLSWQDPIPEVDFKLVDERDVKNLKAKVLDSGLTVPQLVRTAWASASSFRITDMRGGANGARIRLAPQKDWPVNNPQELASVLEQLESIQKDFNRKARGGKKISMADMIVLGGAAAIEQAAKQAGYDVTVPFKPGRNDATQEMTDVQSFSFLERKADGFRNYYSSEAHLAPVDMLIDSANLLDLSVPEMTVLVGGMRTLGANYNGSQHGVFTDKPGALSNDFFVNLLSMDTKWSKSASEKGLYEGKDRKTGKLKWTATPVDLIFGSNSELRAVAEMYATNDNDEKFVNDFVKAWTKVMTLDRFDLK
- a CDS encoding diguanylate cyclase; amino-acid sequence: MKLIGALIHCMRIGLLCAPWLFAPSVARADIVDAAPPVVEVAPGQSVLSLTPYLQLFVDHDHALSADAPNPAALAHRLTPLNREAANFGFSDAAYWVAFTLRNPTDRDLPLVIRQDYPLMDHLDFWAPAVEGGWHHVRTGDHQPFDSRPLALRDYVFPITLPPQSLQTYYLRFASAGSINIGLSVSSQQAYLPRLGLEQLLYGIYYGGFLVLVLYNLFLFLALRDTAYAFYMGYSICCGLFFAVLNGFAFQFFWPDFPWLANRALLLALGLTLTFAIQFARLICNVKRLAPRVDRFCGLLRYGTITLTVLAPFVDYATMTEIFSAAALIVSLTSLSVGAVSVWRGSVSARYFLIAWITLMWTVVMYVFKTFGLLPHNAITHNAFQVGALIEMVLLSLALGARVGEIQRQGHTDQLTGLFNRRHFDELLAKEFSQATRNETPLSLVVLDLDHFKAINDRLGHARGDEALRAVGHLASRLVRKPAVACRYGGEEFAVLLPGCDKPVATKIADRLLNAVAKMDCDGVPLSVSIGVASYENGNFTSAIQLFEAADSALYMAKEGGRNKVVTSPDGETSSQLAASLF
- a CDS encoding questin oxidase family protein, encoding MSITRDCAQLLEAGSRYHVHYGDRLANHLPMVLIALDKLGAPPDCLRHAFDRSTPHLQPRPASPVEQISDPVQGRNREDRFPSVLNYYERQLKQLGIAKCLQQELPPLLPSMATAAFHGLIRTAYGIDARHLEEVAMGLTYWNLDYHEFVSSDQRIPASPAEILAAVASKYPDIPLAPGNIADHMQSVTGQPGWMDTPIQPQQIALENIAQVAMHGYLGTGDFTLLHGVTGCHALRLVLPYCQDQETALRYFWQGLVIAYLSTRPKPIQPVTEVEVGSISQRQREIVERALSSDDDHVIKLAYSALEEFHYYGKSEYLHIFR
- a CDS encoding ATP-binding protein: MNDSTGVQLSSGRRLLPLALVTATLIGISEWAVDTWVPQSSAPLGLTIRIAFVTLLLVTLWHYLLRRQRKLNRQLTQLLQYQEKLNARYQRELLEREATEVALSDQLHFLQVLTDAIPAPIFYKDAKGIYTGCNRAFEAFLGKPRSEIIGRSVFGVSPGPQAKIYHEKDLELMRQRGHQVYESQVVYADGTLHDVVFNKGAYTLEDGRLGGLIGVILDITDRKNLERDLLAAKDKAEFFSRSKTRFLTNMSHEIRTPLNAIVGFSQVLQSRSQGVELPQDFHSFLEKISISGQRLAELVNDVLDISRIEAGKIEAVNEHFPLQRLVQCILVSCEPEAIRQGVRIHSDIDPALPEYIECDRGKLSQILINLIANAIKFSPANSTVELRLRALNGTQLVIEVTDRGIGITPEQQAIIFEPFEQVDKSHLGQTRGTGLGLPITRSLVELLGGEISLRSDGSTGTRFTVVLPLRRGNPEPPQALAGEFPCARLAGKQVLVFEDNPLNQTLMQAFCDDLELCATFVADGRDGIDKARTLRPDLIFMDVQLPGLTGIEATRQIRKDPVIGETPIIGLSAAAFSDQQNAAMDAGMNAYLTKPIAFPQLIATIKSHLPQSE
- a CDS encoding NYN domain-containing protein translates to MEKVALFVDVQNVYYTTRQVFRRNFDYNAFWSRATQGRKVTRAIAYATDRGDKKQREFQNILRAIGFEVKLKPFIQRADGSAKGDWDVGITIDVLEYGRDADTVVLVSGDGDFDLLAEKLRLGYGRKVEVYGVAPQTSASLINAASQFIPIEDNLLLR
- the urtE gene encoding urea ABC transporter ATP-binding subunit UrtE — encoded protein: MIRIEKLNQKYGGTQILWDLDLDIEQGSCTCIMGRNGAGKTTLLKCLMGLLPASDGRILYEGKPIEGRPAQARAKLGIGYVPQGRDIFPLLTVEENLQIGLPARRDGLKKIPERIFELFPVLKDMLHRRGGDLSGGQQQQLAIGRALVIDPKVLILDEPNEGIQPNIVRQIGDVVTTLNEEDGLTVILVEQKLGFARRVGREFRLMQKGTVVAADKMANLNDELIRQYLAV
- a CDS encoding MOSC domain-containing protein: MEISALYHFPVKSLQGHKSRSLALDTYGAVNDRRWMLVDTDNQFVTQRRTRAMAQLKATVTAKGIQLENASGERFEVNQPGADSELRSVRVWGDDVTARDAGDAVAQWLSDQLQSPVRLVAQGEEFQRPLEAPRQDRQVSFADAAPLLVISQASLDDLNSRLTEPVSMLRFRPNLVVSGCEAFAEDDWKTLIVHTQDGPVTFDCTHPCARCAIPGLHPFTGRAQKEPLKTLASYRRWEDGQIYFGMNLAPATADQPKATIHLGDPVEIR